The sequence CGGTGTGGATTGATCATATAGGTTAACAGCGGCTAGCCGATTGGTGGAATTTCCTTTTTCATAGGAAAACCGCGGTCTCCAGATAATAGCATGTTTTTCGGTGATGTCATATTCCAACTTCATGTTTATGCGGTGAAGTTGGCTGTTGTTTTCTTCGTGTCGTTCTTCATCATAAAACTGCAAACTATCACTGGGAAGGATGTATTCCCGCGTCGACATCCTGTTAAGCACATTTTCGCTGTCGTTAAAAAAGTAGTTTCCGGAAAATCTTGCTTTACCATCATCGAATTTGTCTGTAAAATTAGTACCTACTGCATTCGTTTTGGTAATACCCGGACGTTCTCTGACTGTAATGTCATCACTGTCCCGTCTTCCCCATCCTCGGCTATTTCCGGATCCAAATGCTCCTGTAAGATCATCTGCAGAAAAGTTTTGCTGGTTAATATTATTGCTCAGGCCGAGCAACGATAGACGCTGAGCCCCTTCAAAAAAATGGACGGCACCGCCTGCCAAATAATTGTCATCCGTACCATATCCTGCAAATAATTGTCCAAATTTTCCGCCGCGGGTTTCTTCTTTGGTGATAATATTGATGGTTTTGATGGTTTCACCATCATCAAAGCCTGTCAAGCGTGCCTGATCACTTTTTTGATCAAGAAACTCAATTTTATCAATCACAGCTACAGGTAAATTTTGCATGGCCATGGCTGGATCATCTCCGAAAAATGGCTCACCGTCCACCAGAACCCTACCAACAGTTTCACCTTGGACTTCGATGGTTCCGCCATTCATTCTAACACCTGGCATTTTTCTGACCAACTCACCTGCACTGGCTTGGGAACGTGTTTTATAAGCATGCGCATTGAAAGAAACCGTGTCTCCCTTTACTTCCCCGGTCATGGCCTGCCCTTGGATTTCTACTTCCTGCAGTTGATTGGCATCTTCTTCCAATGCGATGGTTCCAAAGCTAGAAAGATCACTATTTTCAAAATTCTTGCGTAAAGTTTTATAACCAATAAAGCTGATTTCTAATGTGAAGGTGTTTTTGGATGGTTTGGTGATTTTAAACTCACCATTTTCGTCTGTATAGGCGTTGGATAGCGTATTGTTATCTTGATCTTTTAAGAAAATGTAAGCTCCGGGAAGGGTTTCGTTGGATTCCTTGTCCACTACCTTTCCTTGGAGCATGTTCTGTCCTAGAACATTTCCGCACAGTATCATAAAGAAAAAAAGTAAGAGGTAGGTGTTGCGCATAGTGTTGTATTTGAGTAAGTTAGGATTGTTTTTAGTTGATACCTTATATTATATTAGACTACTAAATTACGTAAAGGTTTACCTAAAGACCAGTTTATTCTATGAGTGGAAAGTTATTAAGTTGAGTGGGTAAATTTTAGGGTGGAATTTGATGAATGAAGGAAGATTTTGTCAAATGGAGTTGAACTGGTTGTTTGATGCTGTATTCTTCCTTGGTAATATTCTTATCAATTATGCCAATGCATTAAAAGAGAGAATTATTGGGTTTATAGACTTACTCGATGGTGAAGGGATTGTAGGTGATTAAATGAAACGGCTCCCCTTATTTGATTTTCCCGATAGCATCGTAAGTAGGAGAAAGGTTAATAATTATTTTCCGGATAGTACTGGTGGAAATGATGGGGAAAGACTAGGTTTTGGGTTAAATATCTACATTAATGTATTATGTTTATTTTAAAACGTTGATTGTATACAATAAGTGCGTGTTAGTATCATATTTAAGTAGTATGTTATATTCGTTTTTTTATTTGATTTTTTTTAGAATTAACTTTGTTCCTTACTCTAGGATTTTTCCCTGGATAGATAATATTCCTCATGAAACGCGCATTAATTAGGGGTTTTTTAGCCCTTCTTCTACTAGCCGGGTGGTCTTGCCATGAAGAACTGCCTAGTCCCGATCTCCTTTCTAAAGACGACTTGGTAGGACATGTCACCCCAGTTTTAGGGAACAGGTACATTGTTGTTATTTCAGATGAAGTGGTATCGGCTAAATCAAACTCCTCGGTACAGTCTTCACGATTACTTGATGAGAAGAGTTTACGGGAGGCTATTGCTGATTTTTCTATTGCAGAAACACAAATAGTCCATCTCTATAGCGAAGGTTTTTTTGGTTTTACGGCCTATCTGAGCAAGGAAGATGCGGAGCGGCTTCGTCGAGACAGAAGGATCATCCGCGTGGAGCAAGATGTGTCTATTTCTTTCCCCGATATAAATGGGATAGCAGACCCTGGAGCAAGAACGGCACCAGTCAACATCTTAAACAAAACCCATGGGGATTTAATACCCGCGGGAGTGAAAAGGGTAGGTGGCCCGGTGGAGTATAAAGGGAAGCAAGTCGTTTATATCGTTGACTGTGGTATTGACCTGGGAAATAAGGAATTGAATGTGAACGTTTCTAGAGGATTCAATGGCATTTATGATGGAGACGACAGTAAAAGCCTGCAAGATTTACTGGGACATGGAACGCATGTCGCAGGCATTATAGGAGCAAAAATGGACGGTGAGGGAATTGCTGGTGTGGCAGCAGGGGCTACGGTAGTTCCAATAAAGATTTTGGACAAAAACGGAAATGGGACCTATTCTGGAGTACTGGCTGCATTGGATCATATCCTGAAGGATGGCTGCAAAGGGGATGTCGTCAATATGAGTGTTACCGGACCTCCAACACCGACGCTAGAGGCACTTATCATCAAAGCGGCAGAAAAAGGCATCCATTTTGTTTTTGCTGCAGGAAATAACAGTGACCATGCCAATAACTATTCTCCTGGAAGACTCAATGGTAAATATTTCACGACGGTTTCTGCGATGGATGAAAACGATGTGTTTGCAACGTTTTCCAATTATGGTAATCCACCTATTGATTGGTGTGCTCCTGGAGTGGGGATCCTATCGACATGGATAAAAGGTCAATATAACTTCCGTAATGGCACCTCTTACGCAGCACCACATGTGGCTGGATTGATTCTTTTGGGGGGACCAGTGAAGGACGGTCTTGTTAAAGATGATCCGGATGGGGAGTGTGATCCCATCGCGGTACACAAATGTCCGTAAAGGGATGGAGGGCTGACAGGTAGCTTTGACCATACCTAAGCCTATTTGATTTTCTTTTTAAGTTCTACCAAAAGGTATTCCAGGCCATTGATCCGGATTTCGTACATGGTGTGGAGCCACATGCCAAGCTTCCCTTCAGGAAAACCCTTTCCGTGCATCCATACCAGGTAATGCTCAGGGATATCACAGATCAAGCGACCTTTATATTTACCGAAGGGCATTTTTTTGGTGATCAAGTCCACTAGTATTTCTTTTTGCATGCACGAAGATATTCTAAAAAGATTTTAAATTTGAATAGAAATGTGTTCCTTTTGGTAGTTCTTGGCAGATATGCCTGAAGGGCAATGAATTTTGGTGATATGAGCATGTATAAGGTAGGATTTTTATTGATAGCCCTGTTGTTTTCGATTGGTAACAGCCCATTGAAAGCCCAATACGGCGTCCAGGGAGACTGGAAGGGTGTTTTGGAAGTAATGGGACAAAAGCTTCCGTTGGTTTTCCATTTAAAGGAAGTAGACCAAAGCTGGAAAGGTACGATGGACAGCCCGGCACAAGGAGCTACTGGCATTCCTTTAAATGATGTATCGGTTGATTCTATGAATCTTCACTTGGCGGTGAAGCGGTTCAATATCCGGTATGAAGGAAGGTTGGAAAAGGATACCATCCGGGGGACATTTTCTCAGAACGGAACGGATTTTCCTTTGGTGCTTTGGAGGATGGCTAAGGATGATAAGGGAATGGGGAAGAGGCCTCAGGAACCTCAAGGGCCTTTTGATTACGATCAGATGGAGACGTCCTTCAAGAATGTGCCTGCAGGAATTACGCTGAAAGGCACGGTAACAAAACCTAAGGGTATGGGGCCGTTTCCTGCAGTGATTTTGGTAAGTGGTTCTGGCCCTCAAGATCGAAATGCAGAAATGTTTGGCCATAAGCCTTTTTGGGTTTTAGCAGATTATTTTACAAGGCAGGGCATCGTCGTGCTTCGCTATGATGAGCGAGGAGTAGGGGAGTCCACCGGGGATTTTAAGGATGCCACTACTTTTGATTTTGCCGATGATGCAGAAGCAGCAATGGCCCATCTGAGGAAGTTCCCTTTTGTCAATCAGCTAAAAGTGGGGGTGATAGGACATAGTGAGGGAGGCATGATCGCTTGGATGATGGCTGCAAATGGTAAAGGAGGTAGTTATGCGGTTTCGATTGCTGGGCCAGTGGTTCCTATACCGCAGTTGATGAAACAGCAAGTCAGGGATATGTTAGCATCAGTGGAGGCTTCCGATGAGCAGAAGGTACGCGAAGAAGAAGTAGTGGGGATCATTTATGACGTATTGTCGCATACCAACGACTATGATAGTCTGAAGATCATCCTTCCTGAAAGGTTAGATAAATATCTCAAAGACTCCGGGGAGAATTATACCGAGGATGAGCTTCAGGATTTTGTGGCAAAGTATGCGAACATTCTTAATCCATGGTTTTTTGCATTTGCTAAAATCAATCCTCAGGAGTATATCAAAAAGACTGAGATTCCGGTTATGGCGCTTTTTGGAGGTAAAGATATCCAAGTGAACGGCAGTATTAATGCCGAGGTCTTGGAGAGGATAAAAATAGAAAATGGAAAAGGGGATTTCACCATAAAAATGTATCCGGAACTAAACCACCTCTTTCAGCACAGCGGTACTGGTGCATTGGCCGAATACGGGACCATAGCAGAAACCTTTAGTGAAGAAGCGATGGCTGATATTGCTCGTTGGATATTGCAACAGTAATACGCGAGGGAAAAGCCTTGCCAAGAGGTTTTATGGAATTTGCACCTAATTTCGGTTTTTAATGGAAATATGCTCAAGACAAGCGCAAAATCACACGAAATATGCTAGATTATTGTGGGCTTAATTTCTTTACTAAATTTTAATTCAATAAATTTGGCATAGCAAAAAATCACCATCCTATACGAGGTTGCAAGATGTTTTTAGCATACGATCCACTTTTGCGCCTGAAATGTTTGTAAGTGGGGAGTGAGAAAAAGGATTTAAAATAACAACATAATTTTACCTATTAACCTTAATTAAAAATGACAAAGATTAAAGTAGGAATTAACGGATTCGGAAGAATAGGAAGACTGGTGTTCCGAGCGGCCCAAGAAAGAACCGATGTCCAAATCGTAGGAATCAATGACCTTGTCGATGTGGATTACATGGCTTATATGTTGAAATATGATTCTACTCACGGACAGTTTAAAGGTGAGGTAGAAGTGAAGGATGGCCAGTTGGTGGTAAACGGTAACACTATCCGTGTGACAGCTGAAAAGAACCCTGCTGATCTTAAATGGTCTGATATCGGAGCGGAATACGTGGTAGAATCTACTGGTCTGTTCTTGACCAAAGAAACAGCACAAGGCCATATTAAAGCTGGTGCCAAAAAAGTAATCATGTCTGCACCTTCCAAAGACGATACTCCTATGATCGTAATGGGTGTGAATGAGTCTTCTTACACTTCTGATATGCAGTTTGTTTCCAATGCGTCTTGTACGACCAACTGTCTTGCTCCACTTGCCAAAGTGGTAAATGACAACTGGGGAATCGAAGAGGGGTTAATGACAACCGTTCACGCCACTACAGCTACCCAAAAAACTGTAGATGGTCCTTCCATGAAAGACTGGAGAGGTGGCCGAGGTGCTGGACAAAACATCATTCCTTCGTCTACAGGTGCCGCTAAGGCTGTTGGGAAAGTAATTCCTGAGCTTAATGGTAAACTGACAGGCATGGCTTTCCGTGTACCGACTCCTGATGTTTCCGTAGTAGACCTTACGGTAAGACTTAAAGAAGCAGCTACCTATGAAGAGATTTGTGCCAAAATGAAGGAAGCTTCTGAAGGTGACTTGAAAGGTGTATTGGGCTACACTGAAGATGCAGTCGTTTCCAATGACTTCATTGGTGATGCAAGAACCTCCATTTTCGATGCAGGTGCTGGTATCCAGTTGAGCGACAAGTTTGTGAAACTTGTATCTTGGTATGACAATGAATGGGGTTACTCTAACAAAGTGGTAGACCTACTTACTTATATTGCCAATAAGGGCTAATTTATAGCCTTATCATATATTATGTATGACCCGACAGAAGAAATTCTGTCGGGTTTTTTTATGGAAAGAAAAAGGTAAGGGGGTGTTTTTTGGTCTAGTAACTAGTAGGGGGAGCATGTTTCGATGGTTGAATATATGTTATTCCACTGTTGGTTTCTGTATGGCCATGGATGGCGACAGATAAATACATATGTGGCTCTTAAGCCATTGTAAATCTGTGTTTCTCCTTTTCACCTTTGGTTCAAAATGATTTACAGCATTGGAGGAATACATTTTTATTTGATTAATTAACCGACAGAAATAAGGCTTGATCTATTTTTTTAATCCCAAATCCCATTTGATTTCGTCAAAATCATCGGCGTCCCGTCAGTAATCAAAATGGTGTGTTCGTGCTGGGTGACAAAACCACCTTTGTTTCCCACCAGTATCCAGCCGTCCCTCAAGGTGTCTGCATAGGTGGATTTGGTCGAAATGAAAGTTTCCACAGCTACCGTAGTATTTTTTTGGAAACGCTCTCGATTGCTTTTAACACGATAATTTAGGATATCCTCAGGTTTTTCATGCAGGCTTTTGCCCACACCGTGCCCCGCTAGGTTTTTGATGACCTTGTAGCCTCTTTTTTTTGCTTCATTTTCAATCACAAAACCAATATCCGCTATTTTTATCCCTCCTTTTATGTTAGAAATGGCCCTTTTCAATATTTCCTTGGAAGCATCGACGAGCGGTTGGTGATGATAGATGTCTTGTCCTAGGACAAATGATCCTCCATTATCCGACCAAAATCCATTCAGCTCAGCAGATACATCGATGTTGATCAGATCACCTTCCTGAAGAATTTTAGTTTTAGCCGGAATGCCATGGGCGATTTCTTGGTTGACACTGATGCAGGTAAAGCCTGGAAATTCATACGTTTCATAAGGGGCAGATCGCGCACCAAACTCCTTCAGAATAACTCCTCCATAGTTATCCAGCTCTTTTGTGCTCATTCCGGGCTCCGCGTAATGACGCATCAATTTGAGTGTTTGGCCGACTGCCTCACTCACGCGATGCATTCCTATAAGGTCAGATTCTTGTGTGATGGACATGATATGATTTAGGCTAAGTGAATGTAATACTAACCAAAATTAACCAAAACAGTGCATTAGCATAACTCTTATTAGTGTAAAATCCCTATCCAGATAAGATGATGATGCTTTCAGTTTGATGGTAAAATAAAACAGGTGGCTTTTCCATATTGGAAGCCACCTGTTTTGATCCAAAGGAGGTGTTTGTCGACTTAATCCATCACAATCTTGTAACTAGGATCATTGTCGGCATAATTGACATTGATGATCTTTTCGGCCTTTTCCAATAATGTTTTTGAGCTGGTGCTCAAATGACGTATGTAGACGGTTTTTCCAGCCTTATCATATCTTTCAGTCACCTTGTGCACCGCATCGATTCCGGAGTGGTCCACGATTCTGCTTTCAGCAAAGTCAATGATAATTTCATCGGGGTCATTTACAGGATCGAATTTCTCCCCAAATGCTTGAGCAGAAGCAAAGAACAAAGGTCCGTAGATCTCATAGTGCTTTACGCCGTTTTCATCCACACGCTTTCTAGCACGGATCATCTTGGAATTTTCCCAAGCAAAGACCAAGGCTGCGATAATCACGCCCACCAACACAGCCAAGGCCAAATTGTGCAAGAAAACCGTTACCAACATGACCACAATCATGACCAACACGTCAGAAGCGGGTACTTTTTTAAAGATTTTTAAGGAAGCCCATTCGAAGGTGCCGATCGCCACCATAAACATCAACCCTACTAGGGCAGCCATTGGGATCATTTCGATATAAGAAGAAAAGAATAAAATGAATGTTAGGAGGCCGCAAGCAGCGATAATTCCTGAAATCCGGTTTCTACCCCCTGCATTCACGTTGATAAGGCTTTGGCCAATCATGGCACAGCCACCCATACCACCAAAGAAGCCTGTAGTGACATTGGCAACCCCTTGTGCAATACACTCTTTGTTTCCATTGCCGCGGGTTTCGGTAATTTCATCCACCAAAGTAAGGGTCAAAAGACTTTCAATGAGCCCTACACCCGCCATAATCGCCGAATATGGTAGAATGATCATAAAGGTCTCCCAGTTTAAAGGCACCATGGGCAGGTGAAATTCAGGAAGTCCACCAGAGATGGAGGCCATGTCACCAACTGTCCGGGTATCAATATTTCCGAAAATCACAATTCCTGAGATCACCAAGATGGCTGCTAAAGCAGAAGGAATGATTTTAGTGACTTTGGGAAGAAACTTGATGATCACCATGGTCAAGACCACCAAAGCTAGCATGATCCAAAGGGGAGGGCCTGAGATCCACTCTTTTACTCCTGGGCTGGTTTCAATTTTGAATTGTTCAAATTGGGAAG comes from Echinicola vietnamensis DSM 17526 and encodes:
- a CDS encoding DUF3820 family protein, which codes for MQKEILVDLITKKMPFGKYKGRLICDIPEHYLVWMHGKGFPEGKLGMWLHTMYEIRINGLEYLLVELKKKIK
- the gap gene encoding type I glyceraldehyde-3-phosphate dehydrogenase, yielding MTKIKVGINGFGRIGRLVFRAAQERTDVQIVGINDLVDVDYMAYMLKYDSTHGQFKGEVEVKDGQLVVNGNTIRVTAEKNPADLKWSDIGAEYVVESTGLFLTKETAQGHIKAGAKKVIMSAPSKDDTPMIVMGVNESSYTSDMQFVSNASCTTNCLAPLAKVVNDNWGIEEGLMTTVHATTATQKTVDGPSMKDWRGGRGAGQNIIPSSTGAAKAVGKVIPELNGKLTGMAFRVPTPDVSVVDLTVRLKEAATYEEICAKMKEASEGDLKGVLGYTEDAVVSNDFIGDARTSIFDAGAGIQLSDKFVKLVSWYDNEWGYSNKVVDLLTYIANKG
- a CDS encoding alpha/beta hydrolase family protein codes for the protein MSMYKVGFLLIALLFSIGNSPLKAQYGVQGDWKGVLEVMGQKLPLVFHLKEVDQSWKGTMDSPAQGATGIPLNDVSVDSMNLHLAVKRFNIRYEGRLEKDTIRGTFSQNGTDFPLVLWRMAKDDKGMGKRPQEPQGPFDYDQMETSFKNVPAGITLKGTVTKPKGMGPFPAVILVSGSGPQDRNAEMFGHKPFWVLADYFTRQGIVVLRYDERGVGESTGDFKDATTFDFADDAEAAMAHLRKFPFVNQLKVGVIGHSEGGMIAWMMAANGKGGSYAVSIAGPVVPIPQLMKQQVRDMLASVEASDEQKVREEEVVGIIYDVLSHTNDYDSLKIILPERLDKYLKDSGENYTEDELQDFVAKYANILNPWFFAFAKINPQEYIKKTEIPVMALFGGKDIQVNGSINAEVLERIKIENGKGDFTIKMYPELNHLFQHSGTGALAEYGTIAETFSEEAMADIARWILQQ
- a CDS encoding SulP family inorganic anion transporter; this encodes MTQMFFNLFRPKQSSLKDEVLSGFTVALALVPEAVAFSFIAQVSPLVGLYSAFFIGLITAILGGRPGMISGATGAIAVVVVALVVTHGVEYLFAAVVLMGIIQVLVGVLKLGKLIRLVPHPVMYGFVNGLAVIIFTSQFEQFKIETSPGVKEWISGPPLWIMLALVVLTMVIIKFLPKVTKIIPSALAAILVISGIVIFGNIDTRTVGDMASISGGLPEFHLPMVPLNWETFMIILPYSAIMAGVGLIESLLTLTLVDEITETRGNGNKECIAQGVANVTTGFFGGMGGCAMIGQSLINVNAGGRNRISGIIAACGLLTFILFFSSYIEMIPMAALVGLMFMVAIGTFEWASLKIFKKVPASDVLVMIVVMLVTVFLHNLALAVLVGVIIAALVFAWENSKMIRARKRVDENGVKHYEIYGPLFFASAQAFGEKFDPVNDPDEIIIDFAESRIVDHSGIDAVHKVTERYDKAGKTVYIRHLSTSSKTLLEKAEKIINVNYADNDPSYKIVMD
- a CDS encoding S8 family peptidase codes for the protein MKRALIRGFLALLLLAGWSCHEELPSPDLLSKDDLVGHVTPVLGNRYIVVISDEVVSAKSNSSVQSSRLLDEKSLREAIADFSIAETQIVHLYSEGFFGFTAYLSKEDAERLRRDRRIIRVEQDVSISFPDINGIADPGARTAPVNILNKTHGDLIPAGVKRVGGPVEYKGKQVVYIVDCGIDLGNKELNVNVSRGFNGIYDGDDSKSLQDLLGHGTHVAGIIGAKMDGEGIAGVAAGATVVPIKILDKNGNGTYSGVLAALDHILKDGCKGDVVNMSVTGPPTPTLEALIIKAAEKGIHFVFAAGNNSDHANNYSPGRLNGKYFTTVSAMDENDVFATFSNYGNPPIDWCAPGVGILSTWIKGQYNFRNGTSYAAPHVAGLILLGGPVKDGLVKDDPDGECDPIAVHKCP
- the map gene encoding type I methionyl aminopeptidase gives rise to the protein MSITQESDLIGMHRVSEAVGQTLKLMRHYAEPGMSTKELDNYGGVILKEFGARSAPYETYEFPGFTCISVNQEIAHGIPAKTKILQEGDLINIDVSAELNGFWSDNGGSFVLGQDIYHHQPLVDASKEILKRAISNIKGGIKIADIGFVIENEAKKRGYKVIKNLAGHGVGKSLHEKPEDILNYRVKSNRERFQKNTTVAVETFISTKSTYADTLRDGWILVGNKGGFVTQHEHTILITDGTPMILTKSNGIWD